A window from Flavobacterium gyeonganense encodes these proteins:
- a CDS encoding glycoside hydrolase — MRKVYISLLLVMSSLSYGQRTITISTDNVVQTMDGFGGSDAWRAQFVGKNWPEQKKNAIADLLFSKEIDAEGNPKGIGLSIWRFNLGAGSTEQGENSKVSDEWRRSECFLNADGTYDFSKQEGQRWFLQAAKKRGVEKFLIFTNSPPVYMTHNGLSFSSRKNKLNLKDGAIPKFADFLVQSIQGLEKNEGIKFDYVSPLNEPQWEWMPKSGDTNSQEGTPATNQEIYEVTKALSEKLKAKKMSTEIVVAEAAQIDYLYGNVNAENRDNQIDYFFGKTKTNISKLPNVKNVILGHSYFTTWPVEKQVLSRKLIAAEIKQKPGLKYWQSEYCILENPGETEIPGGSGGGRDLGMQTALFVARLIHNDIAVANAASWQWWTSITRVDYKDGLIYLDDGKTNGGTAPDYVRNDGEFHDSKLLWALGNYSLFVRPGMLRIDVPNQNEQDAANDVMLTAYKDVQNKKLIVVAVNCGKEAQQYKFDLSKGVVKNNEFTPYTTSETSNLKRGTVQKTDNLEIPARSVVTFVGELQY; from the coding sequence ATGAGAAAGGTATATATCTCGCTTTTATTGGTAATGAGTTCGCTGTCGTATGGACAGCGAACCATCACTATCAGCACAGATAATGTAGTCCAGACCATGGATGGATTTGGAGGTTCGGATGCATGGAGAGCGCAATTCGTGGGTAAAAACTGGCCTGAACAAAAAAAGAATGCGATTGCAGATTTGTTATTCAGCAAAGAAATTGATGCAGAAGGAAACCCAAAAGGAATCGGGCTTTCGATCTGGCGTTTTAATCTAGGGGCAGGAAGTACGGAACAAGGCGAAAACAGTAAAGTTTCTGACGAATGGAGAAGAAGCGAATGTTTTCTGAATGCCGATGGAACCTATGATTTTTCTAAGCAGGAAGGACAGAGATGGTTTCTTCAGGCAGCCAAAAAAAGAGGAGTTGAAAAATTCCTGATTTTCACCAACAGTCCGCCGGTTTATATGACGCATAATGGATTATCTTTTTCTTCCAGAAAGAATAAACTGAATCTAAAAGATGGTGCAATTCCAAAATTTGCCGATTTTTTAGTTCAAAGTATTCAGGGACTGGAGAAAAATGAAGGAATAAAATTCGATTATGTCAGCCCATTAAATGAACCTCAGTGGGAGTGGATGCCCAAAAGCGGTGACACCAATAGTCAGGAAGGTACTCCGGCTACAAATCAGGAGATATACGAGGTAACCAAAGCGCTTTCTGAAAAACTCAAAGCAAAAAAAATGAGTACAGAAATTGTAGTTGCCGAAGCAGCACAAATCGATTATTTGTATGGAAATGTAAATGCAGAAAATCGCGACAATCAGATTGATTATTTCTTTGGAAAAACAAAAACAAATATTTCTAAATTACCGAATGTTAAAAATGTTATTTTAGGCCACAGTTATTTTACAACCTGGCCGGTTGAAAAACAGGTTTTAAGCAGAAAATTGATTGCTGCAGAAATAAAACAGAAACCAGGATTAAAATACTGGCAGTCTGAATACTGCATTTTAGAAAATCCGGGAGAAACTGAAATTCCGGGTGGTTCAGGCGGAGGAAGGGATTTAGGAATGCAGACCGCTTTGTTCGTAGCGAGATTAATTCATAATGATATTGCGGTTGCCAATGCAGCTTCATGGCAATGGTGGACCTCTATTACGCGTGTAGATTACAAAGATGGTTTAATCTATCTTGATGATGGAAAAACTAACGGAGGAACAGCACCTGATTATGTTCGTAATGATGGTGAATTTCACGATTCAAAACTGCTTTGGGCTTTAGGGAATTACTCTTTGTTTGTACGTCCCGGAATGCTAAGGATTGATGTTCCCAATCAAAATGAACAGGATGCCGCAAATGATGTAATGCTAACGGCTTACAAAGATGTTCAGAACAAAAAACTGATTGTAGTAGCAGTAAATTGCGGAAAAGAAGCGCAGCAATACAAATTTGATTTATCAAAAGGAGTTGTAAAAAATAACGAATTTACTCCTTACACCACTTCTGAAACCTCTAATTTAAAAAGAGGAACAGTTCAGAAAACAGATAACCTGGAAATTCCGGCAAGGTCTGTAGTAACGTTTGTGGGAGAATTACAATATTAA